Proteins encoded in a region of the Anopheles ziemanni chromosome 2, idAnoZiCoDA_A2_x.2, whole genome shotgun sequence genome:
- the LOC131284460 gene encoding cell growth-regulating nucleolar protein — MVFFICNHCGESLKKQVVDKHVFRCKRDINVSCMDCLKDFLGKSYDSHTTCITEAEKYAAKGFVPKENKGAKKQENWVALVRSITETQNTLSPGIKSVFEVIQRNDNIPKKKKGFLNFFGNSIKYIRRADVEAAWALIEKEVNLTKQEQQSIANNVQQEPADPHPNGVKRKAEENESIAKNPKKNKAEENESNAKKPKKNKATTNGGTGEDAITLLNAEETKGTNGTHEQDEETNGPSHERNVFHWNEVIRDALISKNKQMKLVKLKKKVLKVYRQFTAGYDEKKFEKKFEKKLKKTNHVVVENDTVRLIE; from the coding sequence ATGGTGTTCTTCATCTGCAACCATTGCGGCGAGTCGCTCAAGAAGCAAGTGGTAGACAAACATGTCTTCAGGTGCAAGCGCGATATCAACGTGTCCTGCATGGACTGCCTGAAGGACTTCTTGGGGAAGTCGTACGATTCACATACGACCTGCATCACCGAGGCGGAAAAGTATGCTGCAAAAGGATTCGtaccgaaggaaaacaaaggtGCCAAGAAGCAGGAGAACTGGGTCGCCCTGGTACGTTCGATAACGGAGACCCAAAATACCCTGTCGCCGGGCATAAAGTCTGTCTTTGAAGTGATCCAACGAAACGATAATATtccgaagaaaaagaaaggctTCTTGAACTTTTTTGGTAATTCGATCAAGTACATACGTAGAGCGGATGTAGAGGCGGCCTGGGCCTTGATCGAGAAAGAGGTAAATCTCACCAAGCAGGAACAGCAGAGTATAGCGAACAATGTTCAGCAGGAACCGGCGGATCCCCACCCGAACGGCGTGAAGCGAAAAGCAGAGGAAAACGAGTCAATCGCGAAAAATCCGAAGAAGAATAAAGCAGAGGAAAACGAGTCAAACGCGAAAAAACCGAAGAAGAATAAAGCAACCACCAACGGTGGCACCGGTGAAGATGCTATAACCCTTTTGAAcgcagaagaaacaaaaggtACCAATGGAACGCACGAACAGGACGAGGAGACCAACGGACCATCGCATGAAAGAAACGTGTTCCACTGGAATGAAGTAATCCGAGATGCACTAATCTCCAAGAACAAACAGATGAAACTGGTcaagttgaaaaagaaagtgcTGAAAGTATACCGCCAGTTTACTGCCGGCTATGATGAAAAGAAGTtcgaaaaaaagtttgaaaagaaacTAAAGAAGACAAACCATGTCGTTGTTGAAAATGATACTGTACGATTGATCGAATAG
- the LOC131284471 gene encoding FAD-linked sulfhydryl oxidase ALR → MAPGEPMPNHHQNDKEPAAPCRTCMDFKSWSKQQRKTLTTSSSSSGTGSVTKGASEVAHRKTATPDDQLGGSPPNCPIDKEQLGRYTWSLLHTVAAYYPTNPSEAEEKNVRTFFTSFSKLYPCEYCAKDFQQELKEIPPETKSQHALSQWLCRIHNRVNVKLGKPEFDCTKVNERWRDGWLDGSCD, encoded by the exons ATGGCACCAGGAGAACCGATGCCTAACCACCATCAAAACGACAAAGAACCGGCGGCACCGTGTCGGACATGCATGGATTTCAAATCGTGGTCGAAGCAGCAACGAAAAACTCTCACCAcctccagcagcagtagtGGGACGGGAAGCGTGACGAAAGGGGCCTCCGAAGTAGCGCACAGAAAAACGGCAACACCCGACGATCAACTGGGAGGATCGCCACCCAACTGCCCGATTGATAAGGAACAGCTGGGACGGTACACCTGGAGTTTGTTGCACACGGTGGCCGCATACTACCCGACAAATCCTAGCGAGGCGGAGGAAAAGAATGTCCGAACGTTTTTCACCAGCTTTTCCAAACTATACCCGTGCGAGTATTGTGCGAAAGATTTTCAGCAAGA GTTGAAAGAGATACCACCGGAAACCAAATCCCAACATGCCCTATCACAGTGGCTTTGTCGAATACACAACCGCGTGAACGTAAAATTGGGCAAGCCGGAATTTGACTGTACGAAGGTGAATGAACGATGGCGAGACGGTTGGCTGGACGGTTCCTGTGATTAA